One Setaria viridis chromosome 5, Setaria_viridis_v4.0, whole genome shotgun sequence genomic region harbors:
- the LOC117858717 gene encoding protein ALP1-like has product MRSPSNGRPPSSGGGAPATGAAPAPAGDDDFAFYYSFLQEAAAPSPLGLDDPSGNANAAGAMTNGRRRKPQRGAGEDEEGGAAAKKDGNGKKRSIARILTSLAALDAEEHADRAGAADASRRELALLESNADTRSQAMMDYYAKMEGSFDAAADSEAAARSKRSRLAASAAAAVVSAEESASAASASGSPPRAAGQGGHHQRRLWVKDRSRDWWDKCSSPDYPEEDFRRAFRMGRETFDMICDALGSAVAKEDTMLRAAIPVRQRVAVCIWRLATGEPLRLVSKRFGLGISTCHKLVLEVCAAIKSVLMPRFLQWPDEAAAARFKASFERTSGVPGVVGAMYTTHIPIIAPKISVAAYFNRRHTERNQKTSYSITLQGVVGPDGAFTDVCIGWPGSMPDDQVLEKSMLHQRAAAGMMRDSWLVGGASYPLMDWVLVPYTHPNLTWTQHAFNEKVGELRRVAVEAFARLKARWACLQKRTEVKLQDLPVVLGACCVLHNICELRGEEVDPAIRCELVDDETTPENPVRSEAAKRARDGIAHNLLHRGFAGTAFF; this is encoded by the coding sequence ATGAGATCCCCATCCAACGGCCGCCCACCAAGCAGCGGTGGGGGAGCTCCAGCAACCGGTGCAGCTCCAGCGCCAGCAGGGGACGACGACTTCGCCTTCTACTACTCCTTCCTCCAGGAagccgcggcgccgtcgccgctcggGCTCGACGACCCCAGCGGCAACGCCAACGCCGCCGGCGCGATGAccaacggccggcggcggaagcCGCAGCGCGGGGcgggcgaggacgaggagggcggcgccgccgccaagaaGGACGGCAACGGCAAGAAGCGGTCCATCGCCCGGATACTCACCTCGCTGGCGGCGCTGGATGCAGAGGAGCACGCGGACCGCGCGGGCGCCGCGGACGCGTCCAGGCGGGAGCTCGCGCTGCTCGAGTCCAACGCCGACACCCGCTCCCAGGCCATGATGGACTACTACGCCAAGATGGAGGGCAGCTTCGACGCTGCCGCGGACTCCGAGGCCGCCGCCAGGTCCAAGCGCTCCAGGCTTgccgcgtcggccgccgcggccgtcgtgtCCGCCGAGGAGTCGGCGTCCGCGGCCTCCGCGTCggggtcgccgccgcgcgccgcggggcAGGGCGGACACCACCAGCGCCGGCTCTGGGTCAAGGACCGGTCGCGCGACTGGTGGGACAAGTGCAGCAGCCCCGACTACCCGGAGGAGGACTTCCGGCGCGCCTTCCGGATGGGGCGTGAGACGTTCGACATGATCTGCGACGCGCTGGGCTCCGCGGTGGCCAAGGAGGACACCATGCTCCGCGCCGCCATCCCGGTCCGCCAGCGCGTGGCCGTCTGCATCTGGcgcctcgccaccggggagcccctccgcctcgtctccAAGCGCTTCGGCCTGGGCATCTCCACCTGCCACAAGCTCGTCCTCGAGGTCTGCGCCGCCATCAAGTCCGTGCTCATGCCCCGCTTCCTGCAGTGGCCcgacgaggccgcggcggcgcggttcAAGGCCAGCTTCGAGCGCACCTCGGGCGTCCCCGGCGTGGTCGGCGCCATGTACACCACCCACATCCCCATCATCGCGCCCAAGATCTCGGTGGCCGCCTACTTCAACCGCCGCCACACGGAGCGCAACCAGAAGACGTCCTACTCCATCACGCTGCAGGGCGTCGTGGGCCCCGACGGCGCCTTCACCGACGTGTGCATCGGGTGGCCGGGATCCATGCCCGACGACCAGGTCCTGGAGAAGTCGATGCTCCAccagcgcgcggcggccgggatgATGCGCGACTCGTGGCTGGTGGGCGGCGCCAGCTACCCGCTCATGGACTGGGTGCTGGTGCCGTACACGCACCCCAACCTGACGTGGACGCAGCACGCCTTCAACGAGAAGGTCGGGGAGCTCCGGCGCGTGGCCGTCGAGGCGTTCGCGCGGCTCAAGGCGCGGTGGGCGTGCCTGCAGAAGCGAACGGAGGTGAAGCTGCAGGACCTCCCCGTGGTGCTGGGCGCCTGCTGCGTCCTGCACAACATCTGCGAGCtccgcggcgaggaggtggaccCGGCCATCCGGTGCGAGCTGGTGGACGATGAGACCACGCCGGAGAACCCCGTGCGATCCGAGGCCGCGAAGCGAGCCAGGGACGGCATCGCGCACAACCTGC